A genomic window from Lotus japonicus ecotype B-129 chromosome 1, LjGifu_v1.2 includes:
- the LOC130726812 gene encoding peroxisomal and mitochondrial division factor 1-like yields MATNAEAAKLMKALEDKESLEKQVQELKKVNSEKEMLMRDLQRKIWVLKMKEVQERDSRIRDTIDYHKEKIILLRQGLEGFEKLEKVVAQSELEKMLKGLKLQCQVAAAWSTETLAKKKYELKEWAVRSTETLARKKSMLEDWAKKNMKMGFLESVLEVKMHPLVAIAVAAVASAALIYASKEKR; encoded by the coding sequence ATGGCCACTAATGCTGAGGCTGCTAAATTGATGAAGGCTCTGGAAGACAAGGAGTCATTGGAGAAGCAAGTGCAAGAGTTGAAGAAGGTGAATTCAGAGAAAGAAATGTTGATGAGGGATTTGCAGAGGAAAATTtgggtgttgaagatgaaggaagTTCAGGAAAGGGACAGTAGGATAAGGGATACAATTGATTATCATAAGGAGAAAATCATTTTGTTGAGGCAAGGACTTGAGGGGTTTGAGAAGTTGGAGAAGGTTGTTGCTCAATCTGAGTTGGAAAAAATGTTGAAGGGATTGAAGTTGCAGTGTCAAGTGGCGGCGGCGTGGTCTACAGAAACTCTTGCTAAGAAGAAATATGAGTTGAAGGAGTGGGCAGTGCGGTCTACAGAAACTCTTGCTAGGAAGAAATCTATGTTAGAGGATTGGGCTAAGAAGAATATGAAGATGGGGTTTCTGGAATCGGTGTTGGAGGTGAAAATGCATCCTCTAGTAGCAATAGCTGTTGCTGCTGTTGCTTCTGCTGCTTTGATCTATGCATCCAAAGAAAAACGCTGA
- the LOC130731226 gene encoding coiled-coil domain-containing protein SCD2 produces the protein MDRRRMQYDRQKSSSGTTPTTPSSPIMMSPLNRHSRAGSTGSAMINARRTQNTATKAAAQRLAQVMSHSSSGIDDEDDDDDDIALDYSAAPSIGLGGGRPIRPRSPMSVRSVQDQPPAPRSRSPMSVRSAQEQPPSARSRSPMTVRSAQEQPLSARARSPLTVRTAQEQPISVRSMSSFRSSASANAAADQTPTRTSTAGSQAEQQQPPSARSTGAIRTLDFSPSARTIAISRVPSGNVSNDQPPSARAAPGRPSGLSKVVPMVPPSVPITLRPASSMGIPPLEPPFDIKRDRRLSLDLGSMKVRENVPQQQRPTSELEDELDMLQEENDNLVEKLRLAEERCEEAESRVRQLELQVANLGEGVTLEARLLSRQEAALQQREAALRNASRNRGGFQDVEALRADAEIAREEATSALEKLRLVTQRMILTPEEMEEVVLKRCWLARYWGLCVRHGIHAEIAEAKCKYWSTFAPNPVEVVLAAGEKAKQETELDLEDTEDQRDLNELSGEGNVENMLFVEQGLRELVSLKVEEALAVAMAQHRRPNALRAGFSDDLKLPIEGQCDAFQLSLEETEDVSFKKAWLTYIWRRAKRHEIEPDIAEERLQHWINRNAKTPTSQDAVDVERGLAEIKKLGIETQLWDESRKELEQDIDHSKTPSRSDF, from the exons ATGGATCGCCGGAGAATGCAGTACGACAGGCAGAAGAGCTCATCAGGCACGACGCCAACGACGCCGTCCTCGCCGATCATGATGTCGCCGCTCAACCGCCACTCGCGTGCAGGCTCAACCGGCTCCGCCATGATCAATGCAAGGAGAACGCAGAACACCGCCACCAAAGCTGCCGCTCAGAGACTCGCACAGGTCATGTCGCATTCATCATCCGGAATCGACGACGAAGATGACGACGACGACGACATTGCTCTCGACTATTCCGCCGCACCAAGCATTGGCCTCGGTGGTGGTAGACCAATTCGTCCTCGCTCTCCCATG TCAGTTCGGAGCGTTCAGGATCAACCTCCAGCTCCAAGGTCGCGCTCACCAATG TCAGTTCGCTCTGCTCAAGAACAACCTCCATCTGCGAGATCGCGGTCACCAATG ACTGTTCGTTCTGCTCAAGAACAACCTCTATCTGCAAGAGCACGGTCACCATTG aCGGTTCGTACTGCTCAAGAGCAACCCATATCTGTAAGATCCATGTCGAGTTTTCGATCATCTGCCTCGGCAAATGCTGCTGCTGACCAAACTCCAACTCGAACATCCACGGCTGGCAGTCAGGCGGAACAGCAGCAACCGCCATCTGCACGTTCTACAGGTGCAATCAGAACCCTGGATTTTTCTCCCTCTGCTCGCACTATAGCAATTTCTCGGGTGCCCAGTGGTAATGTGAGCAACGATCAACCTCCATCTGCTCGCGCAGCCCCTGGCCGTCCCAGCGGGCTTTCTAAGGTAGTTCCCATGGTGCCACCTAGTGTACCTATCACACTCAGGCCTGCCTCTTCTATGGGAATTCCTCCCTTAGAGCCTCCTTTTGATATTAAAAGAGACAGGAG ATTGTCACTTGATCTGGGGAGTATGAAAGTAAGAGAAAATGTGCCTCAGCAGCAGCGTCCTACTTCCGAGCTTGAGGATGAG CTCGATATGCTACAAGAAGAAAATGACAATTTGGTTGAAAAG CTTCGACTTGCAGAGGAAAGGTGTGAGGAAGCTGAATCAAGAGTAAGGCAACTGGAGCTACAG GTTGCTAATCTCGGAGAAGGTGTAACTTTGGAAGCTCGTCTTTTAAGCAGGCAA GAGGCAGCACTGCAGCAAAGAGAG GCTGCTCTAAGAAATGCTTCAAGGAATCGAGGAGGCTTTCAAGACGTTGAAGCTCTTCGGGCGGATGCTGAG ATTGCAAGGGAGGAGGCGACGTCTGCACTGGAGAAGCTACGGCTTGTGACTCAACGAATGATCCTCACCCCCGAAGAAATG GAAGAGGTTGTGTTGAAGAGGTGTTGGCTAGCTCGGTATTGGGGTTTGTGCGTTCGACATG GTATTCATGCTGAGATAGCTGAAGCAAAATGCAAATACTGGTCTACATTCGCCCCTAATCCAGTTGAAGTTGTATTAGCTGCGGGAGAGAAAGCTAAACAAGAAACAG AGCTCGATTTAGAGGATACAGAAGATCAACGTGACCTTAATGAACTTTCTGGAGAGGGTAATGTTGAGAATATGCTTTTTGTCGAGCAGGGTTTGCGGGAACTGGTTTCTCTAAAG GTGGAAGAAGCATTGGCAGTTGCAATGGCTCAACACAGGCGTCCAAATGCATTGAGAGCTGGTTTTTCAG ATGACCTGAAACTACCAATTGAAGGGCAGTGTGATGCATTTC AGTTGAGCCTGGAGGAGACTGAAGATGTATCTTTTAAGAAG GCTTGGCTTACTTATATTTGGAGAAGAGCAAAAAGGCATGAAATAGAACCTGACATAGCAGAGGAGCGTCTGCAGCACTGGATCAATCGTAACGCCAAGACACCTACCTCACAAGATGCAGTTGATG TTGAGCGTGGACTTGCAGAGATAAAGAAGTTAGGAATTGAAACGCAACTGTGGGATGAATCTCGCAAAGAATTGGAACAAGATATTGACCATTCCAAAACGCCCAGTCGTTCTGACTTTTGA